From the genome of Cryptosporangium minutisporangium:
AGTGATTTTTGTGACGACAGCCCCGGGCCGGTTGGCTCGGGGCTGTCGTGTGTTCAGGGGCGCCCGTTAGCTAATTGATACTCCTGTTAAATGCGGAGCAGTACTCCGCCCTGCTATGTCATCGCCGCTGCGCTCGTGATTGAGCTGTTACACGATTGTCGGCGCATGCCGCCTCGCCGTTATGAACATTCGCGTAGCTTTTCGGCGGGCGGCGCAGATCGGCATGTGCACGTCACAAGCGGACGACCGTTGCGGGTCGTCTGCCTAGCCGCGCCCACACGGGCCGCCATGCCGATGCTGGTTCGCCAGCTCAGCAGGAAGGAGAACGCCAACGATGAGCCATGTCGGCGGCGATCGGCCCTCGACGGACGGTGCGGGCAGCCTGAGTGGCTCCGGTCCCGTCCTGCCGCTCGACACGGAGGCCGTCCTCGTGCCGGTCGACGCGGCCGAGCCGGGCGCGAGCAAGCCAGGGGACAAGTCCTCCGACGTCCGGGGGCGGTCTCCCGGCCAGCTGGCCTGGGCCCGCTTGCGCCACGACAAGGTCGCGATCGCCAGCGCGATCGTGCTGGCGTTCTTCCTTCTGGTGGCGATCTTCGCAGACCTCATCGTGTCTGCCTACGGAATTAATCGCGACCAGCTCTTCCAGAACAAGCTCGACTCGCTGGGCTTCCCGCTGGGGTATCTGGGCGGCGTCAGCGGTGACCACTGGTTCGGTCTGGAGCCGCAGCTCGGGCGGGACATCTTCGTCCAGCTGGTGTACGGAGCCCGTACCTCGCTCGGGATCGCGTTGGCGGCTGCAGTCTGCAGCACCGTGATCGGTGTGATCCTCGGCCTGGTGTCGGGTTTCCTCGGCGGCGTCGTCGACTCGGTGATCAGTTGGGTCACCGACTTGATGCTGGCGTTTCCGTTCATCATCTTCTGCCTGGCTGCTGTACCGATCATTAATACGCTGATCAGCGGTTCCGTACAGAAACAACCGAGCGTTGAAACGCGAATCTACGTCGTCATCGGTGTGCTGGTGACGTTCGGTTGGATGAGCACCTGTCGCCTCGTTCGAGGCCAAGTTCTCTCGCTGCGCGAACGAGAGTTCGTGGACGCGGCCCGCGCGGCCGGCGCCGGTACTCGACACATTATTTTTCGGCAGTTGCTGCCTAACCTGTGGGCACCGATCCTGGTGACGTTCTCGCTGGCCGTGCCGCAGTACGTCACCACCGAGGCGGCCCTGTCCTTCCTCCAGATCGGTGTCACCGAACCGGTGCCGGATTGGGGACGGATGATCTTCACCTCCACCAGGTACGTGTCCGTCGACCCGGCGTACGCGTTCTTCCCCGGCATCGCCCTGTTCCTGCTCGTGCTGGCGTTCAACCTCTTCGGTGACTCGCTGCGCGACGCACTAGATCCCCGGTCTGCGCGATGACCGGTCGTTACGGGCCCAACCCAGTGTTCGAGCGAACGATCCGATCCACGGACGGCCGCTCAAGGGCGCCCCTTGGGAGAAGAGAGGTACTCGTGCGACGACCAGTACGGATGCTGACTGTCAGCATCCTCGCGGTGGCGCTCGCCGCCGCCGGATGCAGCAAAAACACCGGTGAGGACGACGGGACCGGAGACCAGACCGAGGCGTCGACGCAGACCGCCACGCTCGCGGAGAACTCCGACGGACCCGCTCCGGAGGTGCCCGGCGCCAAGAAGGGCGGCACGGTCACGATCTACACCAGCGGCGACTTCGAGCATCTCGACCCGCAGCAGAACTACGTCGTGCCTGCGCAGACCACCGGCACCAACCTGCTCTACCGGACGCTGACCCAGTACCGGGAGAACGGCGACGGCAAGCTGGAGGTCGTGGGTGACCTCGCCACGAACACCGGCGAGGAGTCCGACGGCGGTAAGACCTGGAAGTACACGCTGAAGGACGGCCTGAAGTACGAGGACGGAACGCCGATCACGGCGCAGGACGTCGCGTACGGCATCGCTCGTTCGTTCAGCCCCGACCTGCCGAACGGCCCGCACTACGCTCAGCAGTGGCTGGCCGGCGACGCGGACTACAACGCCAAGTACAAGGGGCCCTACGACGGCGGCGCGCAGATTCCGCCGAACGTCGAGGTGCCGGACGCGAAGACGATCATCTTCAAGTTCCCGGAGCCGCACGCGGACACGCCGTTCTTGGCGGCGATGACCACGGTGTCGCCGGTTCCGAAGGCGAAGGACACGAAGGTCCAGTACGACAACCGGCCGTTCTCGTCCGGTCCGTACAAGATCAAGGAGTACCGCCGGGGCCAGCAGATGACGCTGGTGCGGAACGAGAATTGGGACCCGAAGACGGACCCGATCCGGCACAACTACCCGGACCAGTACGTCATCAACTTCACCCGCAGCGCCGAGCAGGCCAGTGAGCTGCTGATCGCCGACCAGGGCGCGAACCAGGCGGCGCTGACCATGCAGGACATGACGATCCCGGCGAGCGTCTACCCGAAGGCGATCGCCGACACGAGCGCGAAGAGCCGGATCCTCACCGGTCCGACGCAGTTCGTCTGGTTGATCAACTTCAACACCCAGCGGGTGAAGGACCTCAAGGTCCGCCAGGCCCTGAACTACGCGATCGACCGCCAGGGCATGCTCAAGGTCTGGGGCTCCTACGCCGGTGACCCGGGCACGACGCTGCTGTCGCCGACCACCTCGGGCTACCAGAAGTACAACGCCTACGACGGTGGCACGAACGGCAACATCGAGAAGGCCAAGGAACTGCTCGGCGGCAAGAAGCTGAACCTCACCTACGCCTACCGGAACACCGAGCGCAACCAGGCGATCGCCGCGTTCCTGCGGAGCAGCTTCCAGCAGGTCGGCGTCAACCTGAACATCCAGCCGGTCGACGAGGACCAGTACTACACAGTCATCGGCAAGAAGGACAACCAGTTCGACATGTACATGTCCGGCTGGGGTTCGGACTGGCCGGGTGGCGGCACCGTGATCCCGCCGCTCTGGGACGGCGACCGGATCGTGCCCGAGGGCAACAACAACTACTCCTACCTGGACGACCCGAAGGTCAATGCCGAGATCGATCGGATCCTCGGCCTGTCCGACCTGACCGAGGCCGACAAGGCCTGGGCGGAGTTGGACAAGGACATCATGACCCGCCTCGCGCCGGCCATCCCGGTCATCTACGACAAGCAGACGACCCTGTACGGCTCGAAGATCGGCGGTATCTACCTGAGCGCGCCGTACGGCAACTCGGGTCTGAACAACCTGTACGTCAAGTAAGTCAAGTAAGTCACCACTGCTCCGGTCGGTCGTCGCGCTGACGGCCGACCGGAGCACCCGGCTGGGAGAGACACGTGGCCAGGTTCATCCTGCGGCGAGGGTCACTCGCGCTCCTGACGCTGTTCAGCGTGAGCGTCGTGACGTTCTTCATGTTCTTCGCGGTTCCGACCAGCCCGGCCGAGCTGCAGTGCGGGCGGGACTGCCGCCCCTCCCAGGTGCAGAACATCGAGGAGCAGCTGGGTCTGGACCGACCCGTCTGGCAGCAGTACGGCGAATACATGAAGGGCATCGTCACCGGCCGGACGATCGGTGAGGGCGACACCGCGATCGAGTGCGACGCGCCCTGCCTCGGTTGGTCGTTCCGCAGCAGCGAAGCGGTGACCAGCATCGTCGCTCGGGCGCTTCCGGTCACCCTCTCGATCGTGCTCGGCGGTGTGCTCATGTGGGCGCTGCTCGGCGTCTCGCTCGGCTGCATCTCAGCCCTCCGCCGTGGTACCTGGATCGACAAGACGGCGATCGGCTTCTCGCTCGCCGGCGCGTCGATGCAGATCTACTTCGTCGGTCTGCTCCTGCAGATCTTGTTCGTGTACACGCTGAAGTGGCTGCCGACCCCCGAGTACGTCAGCCCGTTCGAGGATCTCGGGAAGTGGTTCGTCGGGATGATCCTGCCCTGGACGACGCTCGCGCTCCTGAACTCCGCGATCTACGCCCGACTGACCCGTGCCCAGATGCTCGAGTCGCTGTCCGAGGACTACGTCCGGACGGCCCGAGCAAAGGGGTTGCCGCCGCGCCAGGTCCATCTGCGACATGCGCTCCGTGCGGGTATCACGCCGATCGTCACGATCTTCGGCCTCGACCTGGGTGCCTCGCTGGGCGGCGCGGTGATCACCGAGAACGTGTTCGGCATGCCGGGACTCGGCTTCGTCGCCACCCAGGCCGCACGGGAGCTCAACCTGCCTATCGTGATGGCCACCGTGCTGTTGGCCGCGTTCTTCATCGTTTCGACGAACGTCATCGTCGACGGGCTGTACGCCTCCATCGACCCGCGGGTGAGGCTCGGATGACCACTACTGATTCTTCGCAGGCCCCGTCGGTCGAGGACGACTTCCTCACGGTCGACGACCTGCACGTCAGCTTCGAGACGCCGGACGGTGTGGTCCGTGCCGTCGACGGCATCTCGTTCGGCGTCCGTCGCGGGCAGACGCTCGGCATCGTCGGCGAGTCCGGCTCCGGCAAGTCGGTCAGCAGCATGGCCGTGATGGGCCTGCACGACCTGCACCGGACGAAGATCACCGGGCAGATCTCGGTCGGCGGACGCGACATCGTCGGCTGCCCGGAGGAGGAGGTCCGGAAGCTGCGCGGCCGGACGATGGCCATGATCTTCCAGGACCCGCTCTCCGCGCTGCACCCCTTCTACACCGTGGGCCGCCAGATCGTGGAGGGGTACCGGATCCATCACCCGGACGCGAGCAAGAAGGCCGCCCGCCAACGCGCGATCGAGATGCTCGACCGAGTGGGGATCCCGCGCCCGGACAAGCGCGTCGACAGCTATCCGCACGAGTTCTCCGGCGGTATGCGCCAGCGCGCAATGATCGCGATGGCGCTGGTCAACGACCCCGAACTGCTGATCGCCGACGAGCCCACCACGGCGCTGGACGTCACCGTCCAGGCGCAGATCCTCGACCTGCTCGAGGACCTGCAGCGCGAGTTCAACTCGGCGGTCGTCATCATCACGCACGACCTCGGAGTGATCAGCCAGGTCGCGGACGACGTGCTGGTGATGTACGCCGGGCGAGCGGTCGAGAAGGGCTCCGTCGAGCAGGTACTCCGGCATCCGCAGCACCCCTACACCTGGGGCCTGCTCAACTCGGTGCCGTCGCTGCACGGCGACGCCGAAGCCGACCTGCTCCCGATCCAGGGCAGCCCGCCCAGCCTGCTGAACCGCCCCTCGGGCTGCGCGTTCCACCCCCGTTGCCCGTACGCCGGGCAGAACGGCGACCGGTCGTTCACCGACGTCCCCGAGCTGCTGCCCGTGCTGGACGACGCCGGGCACTCGGTCGCTTGCCACCTGCCTGCCGATCGTCGGCGCGAGATCTACCAGCGGGACATTGCGGAAGCCGGGGTGGCGCTGTGAACAAGGCTGTTGCTGCGGAGGACGCGAAGGTGACCGAGAAGCCCAGCCCTCCCGCGAAGGACGCGCTGCTCTCGGTCCGTGGCCTGGCCAAGCACTACCCCGTCGGTGGTGGTGGGTTCGGACGCGGCAAGGCCTTGGTCCGCGCGGTCGACGGCATCGACTTCGACGTCAGCGCCGGCGAGACGCTCGGGCTGGTCGGTGAGTCCGGCTGCGGCAAGACGACGACCGGACGAATGGTGATCCGGTTGCTCGAGGCGTCGGCCGGAACGATCATGTTCCAGGGCAAGGACGTCACCAAGGCACGCGGCCGGGCGCTGGGCCACCTGCGTCAGGACATGCAGATGATCTTCCAGGACCCGTACTCGTCGCTGAACCCGCGGCACACGGTGGGCCGGATCGTCGAGATGCCGCTGAACGTCAGCAACATCGACCCGCCGGGCGGGCGGAAGAAGCGCGTCCAGGAGATGCTCGAACTGGTCGGGCTCAACCCGGAGCACTACAACCGGTACCCGCACGAATTCTCCGGCGGCCAGCGGCAGCGGATCGGTATCGCTCGGGCGCTCGTCGTCGAGCCGCAGTTCATCGTCGCCGACGAGCCGGTGTCCGCGCTCGACGTCTCGATCCAGGCGCAGATCATCAACCTGCTGCGCAAGCTGCAGAGCGAGCTGGACCTGGCGTTCCTGTTCATCGCGCACGACCTCGCGGTGGTCCGGCACTTCTCCCAGCGGATCGCGGTGATGTACCTGGGGAAGATCGTCGAGGTCGGCGACCGGGAGGCGATCTACGAGCGGCCGTCGCACCCGTACACGCGGGCGCTGCTGTCGGCGGTTCCGGACGTGACGAAGATCGGGAACGTCGACTCGAAGCGGATCCGGCTGGCCGGCGACGTACCGACGCCGCTGGACCCGCCATCGGGGTGCCGGTTCCGGACGCGGTGCTGGAAGGCACAGGACAGGTGCGCCCAGGAGGTGCCCCCGCTGACCCCCAAGCGCGGCGGCTCGCTGGCAGCCTGCCACTTCCCAGAGACCTGAGCGCCGCAGGCGCTCATCGTTCTGACGTGGAGCCCGTTGAGGGCGGGTCTGGCAGTCGAGCGCGTCGAGGCCGTGACATTTGGCTTGCGTCATAACGAGGCGCGCTCGCCTGTCAGCGTCGTTCTCAGCGGGCCGCCAACGATTTGCGGAGGAAGTCGAGTTGTAGCAGCAGCAGGTTTTCCTTGACGGTCTCGTCGGTTGCCATGTGGGTGATGCCGGTCAGCGGGAGCACCTCGTGTGGGCGGCCGGCGGCCAGTAGCGCCGAGGACAACTGCAGCGTGTGCGCGGCCACGACGTTGTCGTCCGCGAGTCCGTGCACGATCATCAGCGGCCGGGCCAACTTCCCGGCGTCGGCGATCAGCGACGAGCGGCGGTAGGCGTCCGGCTGTTCGTCCGGGAGCCCGAGGTACCGCTCGGTGTAGAACGTGTCGTAGAGCACCCAATCGGTCACCGGCGCCCCGGCGATCCCGGCGTGGAAGACGTCCGGGCGCCGCAGCACCGCCAGCGCCGCCAGATACCCCCCGAACGACCACCCGCGGATCCCCACGCGTCCCAGGTCGAGGTCGGGATGCTCCTTGGCCAGGGCCAGCAGCCCGTCGGCCTGGTCGTCGAGCACGGGCCCCGCGAAATCGAGACGGATCGCGTGCTCGAACGAAGGTGCGACGCCGGGCGTCCCGCGGCCGTCGACGATGACCACCGCGAACCCCTGGTCGGCCCACCACTGCGGCTCCAGCCACATCGTCCCGGCGGCCATCACCTCCTGATGGTGCGGACCGCCGTACGGGTCCATCAGCACCGGGAGCCGGGTGCCCGGCACGTGATCGCGCGGGTAGAGCACCGCCGCCGGTAGCCGTCGGTCGGTCACCCGGCTGAGCGTCGGGGCAGCGAGGAACGGCGGCGTGGCCGCGAAGGACTCCAGCGTTTGGTCGGGCTGCCCCTCCCGGCGGACGACGTAGGTAACGCCGGCCGTCTCCAGCGTCCGCCGGATCTCCACCCGGGTCGGGCCGCCGGAGACGCCGCTGAACCACCCGGCGCCCTCGGTGACCTTGCGTGCGGTGCCGTCCGGGCCCACCCGGTAGACGTCGTTCTGCTCCGGGGCGTCCTCGGTGCCTTCGACCAGCACGTCGTCGCCGTCCTGGCCCACGTACCGCCGCACGTAGAGGCTCGCTGGGGTGACGGGCACGCCGCCGACGACCAGCCGCCGAGCGTCGCCCTCGTCGGAGCCGAGCACCAGCCGACCGTCACCCAGCAACGCCGGGGTACCCGGCAGGAGCTCCAGCCACGGGGAACCCGCCGCCTCGGTGTGCGTGGTCAGCTCACCGGTGTCCGGGTCGGCGCCGAGCACCAGCGCCCTGGTCTGGCGACGATCCATCACCGTGAACAGCGGGCAGCCGCTGTCGTCCCAGCCGCCGGTGACGAGGTAGGGGTACGCGTCGGCGTCCCAGGTGAGGTCGAGTCGCGCGGCCTCGGCGGCGATCGGCACCACGTGCAGCGAGACGCGCGCGTTCGGGCTGCCGGCCTGTGGGTAGCGGATCGCGGTGGGCTCCCGGCTGGGCTGGGCCGGGTCGGCGATGTACCAGGTG
Proteins encoded in this window:
- a CDS encoding ABC transporter permease, encoding MSHVGGDRPSTDGAGSLSGSGPVLPLDTEAVLVPVDAAEPGASKPGDKSSDVRGRSPGQLAWARLRHDKVAIASAIVLAFFLLVAIFADLIVSAYGINRDQLFQNKLDSLGFPLGYLGGVSGDHWFGLEPQLGRDIFVQLVYGARTSLGIALAAAVCSTVIGVILGLVSGFLGGVVDSVISWVTDLMLAFPFIIFCLAAVPIINTLISGSVQKQPSVETRIYVVIGVLVTFGWMSTCRLVRGQVLSLREREFVDAARAAGAGTRHIIFRQLLPNLWAPILVTFSLAVPQYVTTEAALSFLQIGVTEPVPDWGRMIFTSTRYVSVDPAYAFFPGIALFLLVLAFNLFGDSLRDALDPRSAR
- a CDS encoding ABC transporter substrate-binding protein, producing MLTVSILAVALAAAGCSKNTGEDDGTGDQTEASTQTATLAENSDGPAPEVPGAKKGGTVTIYTSGDFEHLDPQQNYVVPAQTTGTNLLYRTLTQYRENGDGKLEVVGDLATNTGEESDGGKTWKYTLKDGLKYEDGTPITAQDVAYGIARSFSPDLPNGPHYAQQWLAGDADYNAKYKGPYDGGAQIPPNVEVPDAKTIIFKFPEPHADTPFLAAMTTVSPVPKAKDTKVQYDNRPFSSGPYKIKEYRRGQQMTLVRNENWDPKTDPIRHNYPDQYVINFTRSAEQASELLIADQGANQAALTMQDMTIPASVYPKAIADTSAKSRILTGPTQFVWLINFNTQRVKDLKVRQALNYAIDRQGMLKVWGSYAGDPGTTLLSPTTSGYQKYNAYDGGTNGNIEKAKELLGGKKLNLTYAYRNTERNQAIAAFLRSSFQQVGVNLNIQPVDEDQYYTVIGKKDNQFDMYMSGWGSDWPGGGTVIPPLWDGDRIVPEGNNNYSYLDDPKVNAEIDRILGLSDLTEADKAWAELDKDIMTRLAPAIPVIYDKQTTLYGSKIGGIYLSAPYGNSGLNNLYVK
- a CDS encoding ABC transporter permease, translating into MARFILRRGSLALLTLFSVSVVTFFMFFAVPTSPAELQCGRDCRPSQVQNIEEQLGLDRPVWQQYGEYMKGIVTGRTIGEGDTAIECDAPCLGWSFRSSEAVTSIVARALPVTLSIVLGGVLMWALLGVSLGCISALRRGTWIDKTAIGFSLAGASMQIYFVGLLLQILFVYTLKWLPTPEYVSPFEDLGKWFVGMILPWTTLALLNSAIYARLTRAQMLESLSEDYVRTARAKGLPPRQVHLRHALRAGITPIVTIFGLDLGASLGGAVITENVFGMPGLGFVATQAARELNLPIVMATVLLAAFFIVSTNVIVDGLYASIDPRVRLG
- a CDS encoding ABC transporter ATP-binding protein; this encodes MTTTDSSQAPSVEDDFLTVDDLHVSFETPDGVVRAVDGISFGVRRGQTLGIVGESGSGKSVSSMAVMGLHDLHRTKITGQISVGGRDIVGCPEEEVRKLRGRTMAMIFQDPLSALHPFYTVGRQIVEGYRIHHPDASKKAARQRAIEMLDRVGIPRPDKRVDSYPHEFSGGMRQRAMIAMALVNDPELLIADEPTTALDVTVQAQILDLLEDLQREFNSAVVIITHDLGVISQVADDVLVMYAGRAVEKGSVEQVLRHPQHPYTWGLLNSVPSLHGDAEADLLPIQGSPPSLLNRPSGCAFHPRCPYAGQNGDRSFTDVPELLPVLDDAGHSVACHLPADRRREIYQRDIAEAGVAL
- a CDS encoding dipeptide ABC transporter ATP-binding protein; translated protein: MTEKPSPPAKDALLSVRGLAKHYPVGGGGFGRGKALVRAVDGIDFDVSAGETLGLVGESGCGKTTTGRMVIRLLEASAGTIMFQGKDVTKARGRALGHLRQDMQMIFQDPYSSLNPRHTVGRIVEMPLNVSNIDPPGGRKKRVQEMLELVGLNPEHYNRYPHEFSGGQRQRIGIARALVVEPQFIVADEPVSALDVSIQAQIINLLRKLQSELDLAFLFIAHDLAVVRHFSQRIAVMYLGKIVEVGDREAIYERPSHPYTRALLSAVPDVTKIGNVDSKRIRLAGDVPTPLDPPSGCRFRTRCWKAQDRCAQEVPPLTPKRGGSLAACHFPET
- a CDS encoding S9 family peptidase yields the protein MSSRTVETDPGTSFPRLAARTRTFTLGAPRTVAVSRDGERVVFLRSSGPTDPVHALWVLDTGSGSERIVADPRVLRDTDEENLPPEEKALRERRREAGGGIVSYSTDEDTRIAVFTLGGKLYRIGLLPGDDPTPVELPVAGPVLDPRPSPTGDRVAYVTGGALHLLERSADEWTDRTLVAEDGVTWGVAEFVAAEEMNRFRGYWWSPDSERILAARVDESPVRTWYIADPAQPSREPTAIRYPQAGSPNARVSLHVVPIAAEAARLDLTWDADAYPYLVTGGWDDSGCPLFTVMDRRQTRALVLGADPDTGELTTHTEAAGSPWLELLPGTPALLGDGRLVLGSDEGDARRLVVGGVPVTPASLYVRRYVGQDGDDVLVEGTEDAPEQNDVYRVGPDGTARKVTEGAGWFSGVSGGPTRVEIRRTLETAGVTYVVRREGQPDQTLESFAATPPFLAAPTLSRVTDRRLPAAVLYPRDHVPGTRLPVLMDPYGGPHHQEVMAAGTMWLEPQWWADQGFAVVIVDGRGTPGVAPSFEHAIRLDFAGPVLDDQADGLLALAKEHPDLDLGRVGIRGWSFGGYLAALAVLRRPDVFHAGIAGAPVTDWVLYDTFYTERYLGLPDEQPDAYRRSSLIADAGKLARPLMIVHGLADDNVVAAHTLQLSSALLAAGRPHEVLPLTGITHMATDETVKENLLLLQLDFLRKSLAAR